In the Dehalococcoidales bacterium genome, CGCACGGCCAGGTTCACCACCCGCTCAATCTTCAGCCAGTCTATCTGCCCGTCCAATATCATGCGGGATAAATTTATCGACCCCAGGTTGCAGCTCTCGTAGGGGAGCAGCGGCAGCTCGCCACAGGGATTGGTGGCTTCCAGCCGTCCCAGGTGCGGCGTGGGATTACGACGATTAATCTCATCGAGGAAGATAAGGCCGGGGTCGCCGGTTCTCCAGGCATTAAAGTGACAAAAATGTGACATTTAAGAAGCCGGACCGCCGGTGCGGGTGGTCTCCACCCGCACGCGGGTAAACAAAAGGACAGGTCTCTTCAGCTGCTACGCTTCAGAAACCTGCCCTTGAAATTCGTTCCACTACTCCTCCCGTTTGGTTGCCTTCGCCAAATGGCCC is a window encoding:
- a CDS encoding ribonucleoside-diphosphate reductase, adenosylcobalamin-dependent, coding for MSHFCHFNAWRTGDPGLIFLDEINRRNPTPHLGRLEATNPCGELPLLPYESCNLGSINLSRMILDGQIDWLKIERVVNLAVR